From the Acidimicrobiia bacterium genome, the window CCCTCCTCTACGCCGGAAAACCCAACTGGAATCTACTCGCCACCATCACACCCCGCTGAAATCCGATGAGCCGGTTTCGTTGTCTTCAAGCGTGGCGTCATGGACAAGGCTCGTCGAGGTTCCACCGGCCGGATACACGATCGCCAGGCCGCCTGAGTCGACGACCGTCACCGAAAACGCATCGAGGACGGGAGCGAAACCGGCGTACTGCACGTCGACCCAGTTACTCGAAGACGCATCGATAGCACCCAGGTCGGATGTCACCTGTTGGAGATCCTCACCCGAGTAGGTAACGATCGGCACCAGGATCTCGACCTTCTTCTCCTGTGTGGCGCCATCCGTTTCGTACGTAACCAGGAGCTGGAGGTTGAGGTGCCTGCGTCCGTCGTAGGGAACGGTCAGCTTGATGGCGGTGAAATCGATCTCGTTCTCGCTGAGAAGGTCATCTGCCCAGAGGGACGTATAGCTGCCGGTGTTGGTCGGGTAGGAGTAGTCGACGCCGTCGTCGATCTTCGCCACCGTGACCTGGAAGTTTTGCGCGTCGCCATCGCGAGCCAACCAGTCGATTGTCACCCATGCTGAGTCTCCGGCGATCACCGCGGCAGTCTGTTTGGTCTGCGCCTCGATCTTCGCCGGCTTGCCGGCAGCAAGCGCGGGGGCCGCGGTTGCGAAGACCATCACTATGCCGACTGCCAAAACAAGACGAGGTTTCATACAGGTGTATCGGCAACTAGTGGGATGGAACTTGAACGCGATTCAACCATTGCAGTAGGCCTCATACTCGGCGAGGACTCTGGTTCTGAGTTCGACATCATCGGTCAATGCGTCTTTGAACTCACGGTAGATCTCGGCGGTCAGCCCATTCCCGGCCAGCCGCTCGTCGAACGTCCCGCTGAGGTTGTCGAGGTCTTCATACACCGAACGTTGCACGTCGCACTGCCAGCGTGCCTCGAAAGGCACCATCAGCTCGACATCGAATGAGGCACCGCAGGCTGCAGTAGTCACGGCGACGAGAACGGTCGAGATAGTGATTCGGAATCGCATCCCTCTTCGTATCGGCGCCCTACCCGCCGCAGGCAAGGAATTCCTCGTCAGCCTGCAATGCGTTCGAGTGCCTCGATCACCCGGTCCACTTCCTCGGGCAGGTTGTAGTGGACGAAGCCGATTCGAACGAGGCCGCCCGTGTCGGCCACCCCGAGCGCGGCAATCGGTTCGACGGCGTAGTAATCGCCACTCCACACGAAGATGCCCTCAGCTCCGAAGGCTGCCGCGACTCGATCCGGATGCACACCGTCGACTGAGATGCCGAACGTGGGAGTGCGTTCGAGAGGGTCTCCCTTGGTGATGCCGTACACACGGACGGACGGAATCCGCGCCACGCCGTCGAGAAACCGTCGCGACAGCATCTGCTCGTATTGCCGGGTGGCGGCCATCGCCGTCATGAGGTCCCCCCGACGGGACCCGATTGATCGGCCACCGTCGGTGAGCGAGGCGCCGATCGAGGCCAGGTAGTCGATTGCGGCGATGACTCCGGCCAGAGACTCGAAACTCTGCGTTCCGGTTTCCCATTTGCCGGGGCTTTCGGAGGGAGCCGGCCGGAGGCGGTAGGCGTCGAAGCGTTCGAGCAGCTCGTGCTTGCCAAACAACATTCCCGTGTGGGGCCCGAAGAACTTGTAGGCGGACGCGACCAGGAAGTCGCAATCGAAAGCCCGAACATCAACTGGACCGTGGGGGGCGTAGTGGACGGCGTCGACGAAGATGAGGGCACCTGCGGAGTGGCCGATCGCCGCGCCGCGCCCGACATCAACCAAACTGCCCACCGCGTTCGAAGCCGCAGGGAGCGCGACGAGTTTCGTTTTATGGCCGACCGCCGACTCGAGCGATTCCATGTCGAGGGTTGCGGTTTCCACGTCGATGTCAACGAACCGGATCGTCGCGCCT encodes:
- a CDS encoding cysteine desulfurase-like protein, coding for MRLDPVALRSRFPALDRQQGGRPVVWADGPGGTQVPESVIDAMSGVLHRGASNHGGFFSASAESDSLHENARAAVADLLGSSPTEIAFGQNMTSITFALSRAIGKTWSEGDEVVVTRLDHDANVTPWVLAARDAGATIRFVDIDVETATLDMESLESAVGHKTKLVALPAASNAVGSLVDVGRGAAIGHSAGALIFVDAVHYAPHGPVDVRAFDCDFLVASAYKFFGPHTGMLFGKHELLERFDAYRLRPAPSESPGKWETGTQSFESLAGVIAAIDYLASIGASLTDGGRSIGSRRGDLMTAMAATRQYEQMLSRRFLDGVARIPSVRVYGITKGDPLERTPTFGISVDGVHPDRVAAAFGAEGIFVWSGDYYAVEPIAALGVADTGGLVRIGFVHYNLPEEVDRVIEALERIAG